CTAATAGAGTGTGAGCAGCCCCCACAACAGGGTGCCAGGACTCATAACTCCCAACATGACACAATACAGGGGTCAGAATTCGATCAAGAGAGGCCACTAAGAAGGGGATCTTGTTTAATTCATGGGATGCCTTTGCAACACGATGAATACAGTGGGAGAGGCAGTGTGGACAAGGAAGTCCCTGTGCCTTGAGGGTTCAGAGGTAGCAGAGAGGCCACTTCCCTCCTCAGCATGTCTGACAGTGTCTCTCCTCAATCTCCCTCCTGTTCATTCCCCTTGCAGCACTGGCTTTGCTTCTTTGACTTGAACCTTGGAAACAAGTACCTCCCTTGAGGCTTTTGCACTGGCCGTTCCCTCAGCTGGGCACACACTTTGCCCATATTCCTTCATCTACCCCTCTGTCTTACTTGAGGTCTGTGTTCCAGTGTCACCTTGTTTGCAGAATGACCTACATACCCATGAAAATAGCATGCCCTATTCACTCTCTGCTTTAtccctgctttccttttcttcataccACCTGCCACCACCTGAAATactatttaaatttcttatttgttAATGTATTCTTTCTCCATCATTGAATGATAGGGACTTTTGTTCTTTACCACCCCATACTCCTTGCCTACACAATGCCTAAAATGTAGACagcattcaatttatttttcagaaacttagaataatttttaaagtaaaattatagaaTACATGACCTTTGGTAAAAAAGTGATTGGAACAAAAATTCCAAAACTATGGAGGTATAGAAGTTCCCCTAAAGTGGACCATATGTAAGCACAACATATTAAAGTGAATttctagaatataaaatttaaaaagtagcattTAAAAACTGAGAGTAATATAAGATCGTGTGAAAATTAGTCATGCTATTTGCTTCTGTCCTTGAAGTCACCTCCACCACATGGAACCAGGAAATGAAACACAAATTTCAAAGTTTCACCTTCTAGGACTATCAGAGGACCCAGAACAGCAGCCCTCCATATTTGGGCTTTTCCTCTCCATGTACCTGATCACTGTGTTTGGAAACCTGCTCATCATCCTGGCCGTCAGTTCAGACTCCCACCTCCACAcgcccatgtacttcttcctcaccAACCTGTCCTTTGTAGACATCTGTTTCACCTCCACCATCATCCCCAAGATGCTATGGAACATCCAGACTCAGAGCAAAGTCATAACCTATGAAGGCTGCAtcacacaaatttattttctcatactcTTTGCTGTGTCAGAAATCTTCCTCCTGAGTGTGATGGCCTATGACCGGTTTGTGGCCGTCTGTCACCCCCTGCACTACACGGTCATCATGAACCCCCGGCTCTGTGGACTGCTGGTTCTGGTGTCCTGGATCATGTCTATCCTGAATTCCTTGTTACATAGTTTAATGATGTTGCGGTTTTCCTTCTGTACACACTTCCAAATCTCCCACTTTTTTTGTGAACTCAATCAGATGATCCAACTTGCTTGTTCTGACACCTTTCTTAATAACTTAGTGATGTATTTTGCAGCTGTCCTGTTGTGTGGTGGTCCTTTTGCTGGGATCCTTTATTCTTATTCTAAGATTGTTTCTGCCATATGTAGAATATCATCAGCTCAGGGCAAGTATAAAGCATTTTCCACCTGTGCATCTCACCTCT
This region of Neomonachus schauinslandi unplaced genomic scaffold, ASM220157v2 HiC_scaffold_1726, whole genome shotgun sequence genomic DNA includes:
- the LOC110574512 gene encoding olfactory receptor-like protein OLF4, whose translation is MEPGNETQISKFHLLGLSEDPEQQPSIFGLFLSMYLITVFGNLLIILAVSSDSHLHTPMYFFLTNLSFVDICFTSTIIPKMLWNIQTQSKVITYEGCITQIYFLILFAVSEIFLLSVMAYDRFVAVCHPLHYTVIMNPRLCGLLVLVSWIMSILNSLLHSLMMLRFSFCTHFQISHFFCELNQMIQLACSDTFLNNLVMYFAAVLLCGGPFAGILYSYSKIVSAICRISSAQGKYKAFSTCASHLSVVSLFYCTLLGVYLSSAAPQISHSSAVVSVMYTVVTPMLNPLIYSLRNKDIKRALKGIIGVPVM